The Candidatus Neomarinimicrobiota bacterium genomic interval TCCCCCCTCTCAATCGGGTTCATTCGCGTGGGTGGAGCCGCGCTCATCTTCTTGCCCTGGTTCTGGCGCGAGCGAGGCCGCCGGAGGGTATCCTGGAGCCAATTCCGCTACTCCGTCTGGGCCGGTGTGGCCCTGGCCCTGCATTTCGCCACCTGGATCACTTCCCTGGGATATACTACAGTGGCCAATTCGGTCCTCTTCGTTTCGACCTATCCGATGTTTATCATTGTCATCTCCCTGGGTATTTTGAGAATTCCAGTGGCGCGGAACCAGATCCTGGGTGCCCTGGTGGCCCTGACCGGGGTAGTCTTCATCCAATGGCGGAACCTCAGCATCGGCCCGTCCGACAGTGCGTGGACGGGGGCAGCTGTCGGCAACATGCTGGCCCTGGCGGGAGGACTATTCGCAGCCGTCTACTTGCTCCTGAGCCGGGAGGCCCGCAAGTCACTGAGTACCGTGCTGCATGTAGAAGTCACTTATACCTCCGCCGCCGTGGTACTGCTCCTTACAACACTTTTTCTCCGGGTCCCCCCCCTTCCGCTGTCGCCCGAGCCCTGGCTGTTTCTAGTCCTTCTTATCCTGCTACCCACTGTTGGGGGACACACCATCTTCAATTGGGGCATTCATCACCTGGGCGCACCGCTGGTCTCCCTGTTCGGGCTGCTGGAGCCGGTGGAAGCAGCCTTGCTGGCGCTCTTTATTCTGGGCGAAAGTATCGGGGCTCCAACAATCGTTGGCGGTCTCACCATCATCGGTGGGCTGGCGCTGGCTCTCTGGCACCCAGCAGCCAGCGCGACGCAGTCTTCCACAACCTGAAACACCTCTCCAATTTCACATAAAAAATAACGCCCCAGGAGAGGGGCGCGGGGCTGGTGATTAGATGGCAGCCGATCGGCTGGTCGACAGGGCTATGAATCCAGGAGGAGTGACACCAGCCCGACGCCCACGAAACAGAGGAAAAAGAGGGACAACTTCAGGATAAACTTGCGGCGGAACCAGATCCGGAGGTCCACAGACCTGCCAGCTATAGTATCCTGTTGGCTCTTACCGACCTCGGGCTCAGAGGTTTGATAATCAGGAAAGAGGAGGATCATCCGACCGACTTCCATTCATTTATAATATTAACTGAATTCGATATCCGAAGGTATGTTCCAGGTCACACATGACGCTTTCATGTGATCCCGGTCAATCAACGGCCGGACGCCGTCAGCCAGGTGCGGCTATAATTCCAGTATGATACCGCCCACGGGGAACTGGCGGTACTGCAGGGCAACTCCCTCGGTGCCGTCCATGTAGTTGACCATATCCTACGCGTTATCTCGGTCAAAAGGAGTTTGGATATTAAAATCTTTCCGTCTATCGATTAGACCTAGGGAAACCCCGGTTTTGGTCAGCAGGCAGTGCATACACGTTGGATCGGCTTTAGTCTTTTCAAAGGCGCCTACTATCGAAGAAATCTTTGGATTCGTGCCAAGGTATCTATGGCTGGGTAACCATTTTTGGCCTCCACTATTTCTCCCAGTGGATTAACATAGTATTTTGAATCTTTGAGAAGTACAGGGATTGTTGCCAACGTATCAGATACAAGCGAATGTCCCTGCAGGAACTTAGGGCTTTTGAAACCCAGGAAGTCAAATAGCGTTGGCCCAAGATCGATCGTCGAACCCGGTTTTGAAATGCGTTTCGTAACCGGCGTTTTCATATCAATGTAGATAACGGCAATAGGTTGAAGCAATGGATCTACCGTAGCAGCATAGTCCTCATGCCGGATGTTGGATGTATGATCGCCGTAGATAAGAAACACTGTATCCGGATATTTCGCCAGGATATTCCTTAAGAATATTTCAAGGGCGGAATCCACATAATTTATCGAAGAAAGGTAATTCCTGATAAGGGGAGAGTTATGT includes:
- a CDS encoding DMT family transporter; translated protein: MTAHPISERQTPLALAAGLVLLGSIMASSAAIWIRFLPGISPLSIGFIRVGGAALIFLPWFWRERGRRRVSWSQFRYSVWAGVALALHFATWITSLGYTTVANSVLFVSTYPMFIIVISLGILRIPVARNQILGALVALTGVVFIQWRNLSIGPSDSAWTGAAVGNMLALAGGLFAAVYLLLSREARKSLSTVLHVEVTYTSAAVVLLLTTLFLRVPPLPLSPEPWLFLVLLILLPTVGGHTIFNWGIHHLGAPLVSLFGLLEPVEAALLALFILGESIGAPTIVGGLTIIGGLALALWHPAASATQSSTT